The Vescimonas coprocola genome includes a window with the following:
- a CDS encoding imidazolonepropionase, whose product MSKRRYTNMQVLLPTIEKMLESGKSHREIEAELGLEGDRPVHNLLKRQRKKAAKGAPKFRGRKPAKTLQEYKYENKRLKMEVKLLQDFLQSTERK is encoded by the coding sequence ATGAGCAAACGAAGATACACCAATATGCAGGTTCTACTACCGACCATAGAAAAGATGTTAGAATCAGGGAAGAGCCACAGGGAAATCGAAGCGGAACTTGGCTTGGAGGGAGACCGTCCGGTTCACAATCTGCTGAAGCGGCAACGCAAAAAAGCCGCCAAGGGTGCGCCGAAGTTTCGTGGCAGGAAGCCTGCAAAGACGCTGCAGGAATATAAGTATGAGAATAAGCGGCTCAAGATGGAAGTGAAATTACTGCAGGATTTTCTGCAGTCCACAGAAAGGAAGTGA
- a CDS encoding IS3 family transposase — MRPKAKYAVIHRHRGEYPISVMCKFFGVSRSGYYCFKKRLGETDRDAVVAKEIEECQRRTDKTYGYRRVWKWLKGRNIQRDPKTVLRIMKKYGLLSEVRRRRQWVNLGQQVHKYENLLNRQFRAVRPNEKWVTDISYIHTKEGILYLSMIRDLYDNSIVAYKTASRQTVNLVLDTIRLAMKKEKVAAELQLHSDQGFQYTSQAYFKLTQSYGITPSMSRKGNPYDNAMAENFFSILKTECIYRHKPKTLQEANELIDRYIYFYNHERIQTKTGVAPLSLRHSA, encoded by the coding sequence GTGAGGCCAAAGGCAAAGTACGCCGTCATTCACCGTCACCGGGGAGAATACCCAATATCTGTTATGTGCAAATTCTTCGGGGTATCCAGAAGTGGTTACTACTGCTTTAAAAAGCGTCTGGGAGAGACGGATCGCGATGCTGTTGTGGCAAAGGAAATCGAGGAATGTCAGCGCAGGACAGATAAGACCTATGGCTATCGACGTGTATGGAAGTGGTTAAAAGGCAGAAATATTCAAAGAGATCCGAAGACTGTGCTCAGAATCATGAAAAAATATGGATTATTGTCTGAGGTTCGCCGACGCCGCCAATGGGTAAATCTTGGTCAGCAGGTACACAAATATGAAAATCTGTTGAACAGACAGTTCCGGGCGGTCAGGCCAAACGAGAAATGGGTCACGGACATTTCTTACATCCACACAAAAGAAGGCATTTTATATCTGTCCATGATCCGAGATCTGTATGACAACAGTATTGTGGCCTACAAGACTGCAAGTCGGCAGACTGTGAATCTTGTTCTGGACACGATTCGTCTGGCAATGAAGAAAGAGAAAGTCGCTGCGGAGTTGCAGCTCCACAGCGACCAAGGCTTTCAATACACATCACAAGCATACTTCAAGCTAACACAATCTTACGGCATAACGCCGTCCATGTCAAGGAAAGGAAATCCTTATGACAATGCCATGGCAGAAAATTTCTTCTCCATTCTGAAAACAGAGTGCATCTACCGCCACAAGCCAAAGACGCTCCAAGAAGCAAACGAACTGATCGACAGGTATATTTACTTCT